A part of Pararoseomonas sp. SCSIO 73927 genomic DNA contains:
- a CDS encoding glycosyltransferase, which produces MSEAAPGTVAVLIPCHNEAVAIGAVVAGFRAALPHATIYVYDNNSSDGTREAAAATGAVVRTETRQGKGHVVRRMFADLEAEAYLLVDGDGTYDPADAPAMVRALFEDRLDMVTGVRVTDARAAYRPGHRLGNRVLTGVVRQVFGGGVTDMLSGYRCFSRRFVKSFPALAHGFETETEFTVHALELRLPVGEVRTAYSERPAGSESKLRTYRDGFRILRTILALVQRERPLLFFGIMALVLALASAGLFAPVARTYLETGLVPRLPTFVAASMLMMLSFLSGACGLILDTVTRGRIEAKRVAYLALRAPSQDARKVEIFAP; this is translated from the coding sequence ATGAGCGAAGCCGCGCCGGGAACGGTGGCCGTGCTGATCCCCTGCCACAACGAGGCAGTGGCGATCGGCGCCGTGGTGGCCGGCTTCCGCGCCGCGCTGCCGCACGCGACCATCTACGTCTACGACAACAACTCGTCGGACGGCACGCGTGAGGCGGCGGCGGCAACCGGCGCCGTGGTCCGGACCGAGACCCGGCAGGGCAAGGGCCACGTGGTCCGGCGCATGTTCGCGGACCTGGAGGCGGAGGCCTACCTGCTGGTGGACGGGGACGGCACCTACGACCCCGCGGACGCCCCGGCCATGGTCCGCGCCCTGTTCGAGGACCGGCTGGACATGGTGACGGGGGTGCGCGTCACGGATGCCCGCGCCGCCTACCGGCCCGGCCACCGCCTGGGAAACCGCGTGCTGACGGGGGTGGTGCGGCAGGTCTTCGGCGGGGGCGTGACAGACATGCTCTCCGGCTATCGCTGCTTCTCCCGACGGTTCGTGAAGTCTTTTCCTGCCCTGGCGCACGGCTTTGAGACGGAGACCGAGTTCACCGTCCACGCGCTCGAGCTCCGCCTGCCCGTGGGCGAGGTCCGAACTGCCTACAGCGAGCGGCCAGCCGGCTCGGAATCCAAGCTGAGGACCTACCGGGACGGGTTCCGGATCCTACGGACCATCCTCGCCCTGGTGCAGCGGGAGAGGCCCCTCCTGTTCTTCGGGATCATGGCGCTGGTCCTCGCCCTGGCCTCGGCCGGGCTGTTTGCCCCGGTGGCCAGGACGTATCTGGAGACCGGGCTGGTCCCCCGGCTGCCGACCTTCGTGGCAGCATCGATGCTCATGATGCTGTCCTTCCTCTCTGGCGCCTGCGGCCTCATCCTGGACACGGTGACGCGCGGGCGGATCGAGGCGAAGCGGGTGGCCTATCTCGCCCTGCGGGCACCTTCACAGGACGCGCGCAAAGTTGAAATCTTTGCACCATAA
- a CDS encoding type I secretion system permease/ATPase, protein MLQPPRPDALTRALSACRSQFGAVGVFSLVVNLLQLTVSLYMMQVFDRVLATRSLDTLLWLTVVAVAAIGLMALLEGVRSMTMQRLALWLEARTAPEGFARALEATLRNRPYRMEVLRDLGTCRAWLSGPGALAVYDVPWVPIYLFVIYLLHPVLCLIATIGAVILFGLALATELSTAAPLRKANTAAMASQKRADAISRNAEAADAMGMLPALLRLWQGGVSEALPLQQKATDRSAFLSGVTKFVRLAVQIAVLGVGAYLTLNQQLTSGAAIAGSIIMGRALAPVEQLIGGWKGLVQARQAYRRLRAFLAMPRLRPEAEPLPAPRGQLTAERLTWAPPGQNTAVIKGVTFALEPGESLGIIGPSGSGKTTLLRLLVGTLAPVSGAARLDGADLSTWPREDLGRHIGYLPQDVELFEGTVFRNIARLLPDAEPDAVYRAAGLAGCHEAILRLPSGYETEVAEGTLSGGQRQMVGLARALYGDPRLVILDEPDSSLDGDAEARLLEGLAGLKAIGATVVLVSHRPSLIRGVDKVLVMRDGAAELFGPRAEVLNRLSARAVAAPKAPAPERLPAGPTAPAVPAPDGPPGQNPGTPGVAA, encoded by the coding sequence ATGCTGCAGCCGCCGAGGCCTGATGCGCTGACCCGGGCCCTGTCCGCCTGCCGGTCCCAGTTCGGGGCGGTAGGGGTGTTCAGCCTCGTCGTGAACCTGCTGCAACTCACCGTCTCCCTCTACATGATGCAGGTCTTCGACCGGGTCCTGGCCACCCGCAGCCTGGATACGCTGCTCTGGCTCACGGTGGTCGCGGTGGCCGCGATCGGCCTCATGGCCCTGCTGGAGGGCGTGCGGTCCATGACCATGCAGCGCCTGGCGCTCTGGCTGGAGGCGCGCACGGCGCCGGAGGGCTTCGCCCGCGCCCTGGAGGCGACGCTGCGGAACCGCCCCTACCGGATGGAGGTGCTGCGCGACCTCGGCACCTGCCGCGCTTGGCTCTCCGGGCCGGGGGCACTGGCCGTCTACGACGTGCCCTGGGTGCCGATTTACCTCTTCGTCATCTACCTCCTCCACCCCGTGCTCTGCCTCATCGCCACGATCGGCGCGGTGATCCTCTTCGGCCTAGCGCTGGCGACGGAGCTCTCCACCGCCGCCCCGCTGCGCAAGGCCAACACGGCCGCCATGGCCTCCCAGAAGCGGGCCGACGCCATCTCCCGCAACGCGGAGGCGGCGGACGCGATGGGCATGCTGCCGGCCCTGCTCCGCCTGTGGCAGGGCGGGGTGTCGGAGGCGCTGCCCCTGCAGCAGAAGGCGACGGACCGCTCCGCCTTCCTCTCCGGCGTGACGAAGTTCGTGCGCCTCGCCGTCCAGATCGCCGTGCTGGGGGTGGGCGCCTATCTCACCCTGAACCAGCAGCTGACCTCGGGCGCGGCCATCGCCGGCTCCATCATCATGGGGCGCGCCCTGGCGCCGGTGGAGCAGCTGATTGGCGGCTGGAAGGGGCTGGTGCAGGCGCGCCAGGCCTATCGCCGGCTGCGCGCCTTCCTCGCCATGCCGCGGCTGCGGCCGGAGGCGGAGCCCCTGCCCGCCCCCCGGGGCCAGCTGACCGCCGAGCGCCTGACCTGGGCCCCGCCCGGCCAGAACACGGCGGTGATCAAGGGCGTGACCTTCGCGCTCGAGCCGGGCGAGAGCCTCGGCATCATCGGCCCCTCGGGCTCGGGCAAGACCACGCTGCTGCGGCTGCTGGTGGGAACGCTGGCGCCGGTGAGCGGCGCGGCTCGGCTGGACGGCGCCGACCTCTCGACTTGGCCGCGCGAGGATCTGGGGCGGCACATCGGCTACCTGCCGCAGGACGTGGAGCTGTTCGAGGGCACGGTGTTCCGCAACATCGCCCGCCTCCTGCCGGACGCGGAGCCGGACGCCGTGTACCGCGCCGCCGGGCTGGCGGGCTGCCACGAGGCGATCCTGCGCCTGCCGAGCGGGTACGAGACCGAGGTGGCCGAGGGCACGCTCTCCGGCGGGCAGCGGCAGATGGTCGGCCTTGCCCGCGCCCTCTACGGCGACCCCCGGCTGGTCATCCTGGACGAGCCGGATTCCAGCCTGGACGGCGACGCGGAGGCGCGGCTGCTGGAGGGGCTGGCAGGGCTGAAGGCGATCGGCGCCACCGTTGTGCTCGTCAGCCACCGCCCCTCCCTCATCCGCGGCGTGGACAAGGTGCTGGTAATGCGGGACGGCGCGGCCGAGCTCTTCGGGCCGCGCGCCGAGGTGCTGAACCGCCTCTCCGCCCGCGCCGTCGCCGCGCCCAAGGCGCCCGCCCCCGAGCGCCTGCCCGCTGGTCCGACGGCGCCGGCCGTTCCCGCGCCTGACGGCCCGCCCGGCCAAAACCCTGGAACCCCCGGAGTCGCCGCATGA